One Glycine soja cultivar W05 chromosome 2, ASM419377v2, whole genome shotgun sequence genomic region harbors:
- the LOC114375623 gene encoding uncharacterized protein LOC114375623 gives MLLYSKFLKELLTRKNKYIHSDTIVLEGNCSAVIQWILPPKHKDPGSVTIPCSIGVVSVGKTLIDLGASINLMPLSMCRRLGELEIMPTRMTLQLADCSITRPYGVIEDVLVRVKHFTFPVDFVVMDIEEDTKIPLILGRPFMLTASCVVDM, from the coding sequence ATGCTGCTCTACTCAAAGTTTTTGAAAGAACTGTTAACCAGAAAGAACAAGTATATTCATAGTGACACCATTGTTTTGGAGGGAAATTGTAGTGCAGTGATTCAATGGATCCTTCCACcgaagcacaaagatcctggaaGTGTCACAATACCATGCTCTATTGGTGTTGTGTCTGTTGGAAAGACTCTCATTGATTTGGGAGCCAGCATTAActtgatgccactctccatgtgtagGAGGCTAGGAGAGTTGGAAATTATGCCAACACGGATGACACTACAGTTAGCAGATTGCTCTATTACTAGACCTTATGGAGTAATTGAGGATGTTTTGGTCAGAGTGAAGCATTTCactttccctgttgattttgtAGTAATGGACATTGAAGAAGACACTAAAATTCCCTTGATCTTGGGACGTCCCTTCATGCTTACAGCTAGTTGCGTGGTTGATATGTGA